A single genomic interval of Caballeronia sp. SL2Y3 harbors:
- a CDS encoding aldo/keto reductase codes for MKVRQLGKTGPQSSALGLGCMGMSGMYGPSDRAESIATIHAALEAGVTLLDTGDFYGMGHNEMLIAEALKSAPPSRRDSAIISVKFGGMREPSGNWTDYDARPNAVKNFLAYTLQRLQVDHIDIYRPARLDPKVPIEDTVGAIADMIQAGYVRHVGLSEVGAATIRKAAAVHPVCDLQIEYSLISRGIEDAILPACRELGIGITAYGVLSRGLISGHWTKASAQAGDWRAHSPRFQEGNVERNLALVDALAQIAQKKGVSVAQIAIAWVLAQGEDIVPVIGARTRERLVESLGAMDVSLNADDIAAIEAAVPKGAAAGDRYAAVQMAHLDSEKG; via the coding sequence TCGGGTGCATGGGCATGTCCGGCATGTACGGCCCGTCCGACCGCGCGGAAAGCATCGCGACGATTCACGCCGCGCTCGAAGCCGGCGTCACGCTGCTCGATACCGGCGACTTCTACGGCATGGGCCACAACGAAATGCTGATCGCGGAGGCGCTGAAGAGCGCGCCGCCGTCGCGCCGCGATTCGGCGATCATCAGCGTGAAGTTCGGCGGCATGCGCGAGCCGTCGGGCAACTGGACCGACTACGACGCGCGGCCCAATGCGGTGAAGAACTTTCTCGCCTACACGTTGCAGCGCCTGCAAGTAGACCATATCGACATTTACCGCCCCGCGCGGCTCGATCCCAAGGTGCCGATCGAAGACACCGTGGGCGCGATCGCGGACATGATCCAGGCCGGCTATGTGCGCCACGTCGGACTGTCCGAAGTGGGCGCGGCGACGATCCGCAAGGCCGCCGCCGTGCATCCGGTCTGCGATCTGCAAATCGAATACTCGCTGATCTCGCGCGGCATCGAGGACGCGATTCTGCCGGCGTGCCGCGAACTCGGCATCGGCATCACGGCGTACGGCGTGCTGTCGCGCGGACTCATCAGCGGCCACTGGACGAAGGCATCGGCGCAAGCGGGCGACTGGCGCGCGCACAGCCCGCGGTTTCAGGAAGGCAACGTCGAGCGCAACCTCGCGCTCGTCGATGCGCTCGCGCAGATCGCGCAGAAGAAGGGCGTGAGCGTGGCGCAGATCGCGATTGCATGGGTGCTCGCGCAGGGCGAGGACATCGTGCCGGTCATCGGCGCGCGCACGCGAGAGCGGCTCGTCGAATCGCTGGGCGCAATGGACGTCTCGCTGAACGCGGACGATATCGCCGCCATCGAGGCCGCGGTGCCGAAGGGCGCGGCCGCCGGAGACCGCTATGCGGCGGTGCAGATGGCGCATCTCGACAGCGAGAAAGGCTGA